From bacterium, the proteins below share one genomic window:
- a CDS encoding prepilin-type N-terminal cleavage/methylation domain-containing protein has product MRRGFTLIELLVVIAIIAILAAILFPVFAKAREKARQTSCLSNVRQQMTAWVAYAQDYDEVTVRNTVNYSGMMATGYPPAGTPPLQLWHHNLHPYCKNVQMWNCPSYGNTYYGQYGSPGGYGINTYVYGVALGTIQRPAEIVCIGESADDNAGKASYYIMDWDTRLGSSSDNAAPVSDRHNDGANIGFCDGHAKWLGWKSISFRDGAEHATPPGTNVWY; this is encoded by the coding sequence ATGCGTCGTGGCTTTACGCTCATCGAGTTGCTGGTCGTGATCGCGATCATCGCCATACTGGCAGCGATCCTGTTCCCTGTCTTTGCCAAGGCCCGCGAGAAGGCCCGGCAGACCAGTTGCCTGAGCAATGTGCGCCAGCAGATGACCGCCTGGGTGGCATATGCCCAGGACTACGACGAAGTGACCGTGCGCAACACCGTCAACTACTCAGGCATGATGGCGACGGGCTATCCGCCAGCCGGCACGCCCCCGCTGCAACTGTGGCACCACAATCTCCATCCGTATTGCAAGAACGTGCAGATGTGGAACTGTCCGAGCTACGGCAACACCTACTACGGCCAGTACGGCAGCCCGGGCGGGTATGGGATCAACACCTACGTGTACGGCGTGGCCCTCGGGACGATCCAGCGGCCGGCGGAGATCGTCTGCATAGGCGAGTCGGCCGACGACAACGCCGGGAAGGCCTCGTACTACATCATGGACTGGGACACGCGGCTGGGCTCCTCTTCGGACAATGCCGCGCCGGTATCCGACCGCCACAACGACGGCGCCAACATCGGCTTCTGCGATGGCCACGCCAAGTGGCTGGGCTGGAAGAGCATCAGCTTCCGGGACGGCGCTGAACACGCCACGCCGCCTGGAACGAACGTCTGGTACTAA
- a CDS encoding DUF1559 domain-containing protein translates to MRRGFTLIELLVVIAIIAILAAILFPVFAKAREKARQSSCLSNVKQMGLAFLQYSQDYDEMLPWYVDTNYNFATMAWYQIMQPYVKNQQLWTCPSQRGGIDYGVVYNHVSGVGTSKPLAEIQFPAETGMLTETEGQNTAAGRSGTLYLCYCPFHWGQGAISWAYYRGLAWPGRHNDGNNWCFVDGHGKWLKYQTAITTQRLWNH, encoded by the coding sequence ATGCGTCGTGGTTTTACCCTCATTGAACTGCTGGTCGTGATTGCGATCATCGCCATCCTGGCGGCGATCCTGTTCCCTGTCTTCGCGAAAGCGCGCGAAAAGGCGCGCCAGAGCAGTTGTCTCTCCAATGTCAAGCAGATGGGTCTGGCCTTCCTGCAGTACTCCCAGGACTACGACGAGATGCTCCCGTGGTACGTGGACACCAACTACAACTTCGCTACGATGGCCTGGTACCAGATCATGCAGCCGTATGTGAAGAACCAGCAACTCTGGACCTGCCCGTCGCAACGAGGCGGCATTGACTACGGCGTGGTGTACAACCACGTCAGTGGGGTGGGCACCAGCAAGCCTCTGGCGGAGATCCAGTTCCCGGCAGAGACCGGGATGCTGACCGAGACCGAGGGTCAGAACACTGCAGCCGGCCGGAGCGGTACGCTCTACCTGTGCTATTGCCCCTTCCACTGGGGGCAGGGCGCCATCAGTTGGGCGTACTACCGGGGCCTGGCCTGGCCGGGGCGTCACAATGATGGCAACAACTGGTGCTTCGTGGACGGCCATGGCAAGTGGCTGAAGTACCAGACGGCCATCACAACGCAACGGCTCTGGAACCACTAG
- a CDS encoding DUF1080 domain-containing protein yields MANLGYDDTPFLPGGKWRVHDGTRPQPPVVTPGKCSACPPSDAVVLFDGTSLDGWVQKKDGEPCAWKLENGYMEVVPGTGQIQSKAKFGSCQLHLEFAAPEVVKGESQGRGNSGVFLMGLYELQVLDNYDNPTYPDGTVGGIYGQYPPLANAMRKPGEWNTYDIVWEAPVFNGPQLIKPAFVTVFINGIVMQNRQQLLGVTNHRVLTTYAPHDPELPLELQDHGDLVRFRNIWYRPLCFCCCKG; encoded by the coding sequence ATGGCGAACCTTGGCTATGACGATACCCCCTTCCTGCCCGGCGGCAAGTGGCGCGTGCATGACGGCACCCGCCCCCAGCCCCCGGTTGTGACTCCCGGCAAGTGCAGTGCCTGCCCGCCGTCCGATGCGGTTGTGCTGTTCGACGGCACCAGTCTGGACGGCTGGGTGCAGAAGAAAGATGGCGAGCCCTGCGCCTGGAAGCTCGAGAACGGCTACATGGAGGTCGTGCCGGGTACCGGGCAGATCCAGAGCAAGGCGAAGTTCGGCTCCTGCCAACTCCACCTGGAGTTCGCCGCGCCCGAGGTTGTCAAGGGCGAGAGCCAGGGACGCGGCAACAGCGGCGTCTTCCTGATGGGCCTCTACGAACTCCAGGTCCTAGACAACTACGACAACCCGACCTATCCTGACGGCACCGTGGGCGGCATCTACGGGCAGTACCCGCCGCTGGCCAACGCCATGCGCAAGCCCGGCGAGTGGAACACCTACGACATCGTCTGGGAAGCCCCGGTGTTCAACGGCCCGCAGCTCATCAAGCCGGCCTTCGTGACCGTGTTCATCAACGGGATTGTGATGCAGAATCGCCAGCAGCTCCTGGGCGTCACGAACCACCGCGTGCTGACGACCTATGCGCCGCACGATCCCGAGCTGCCGCTGGAACTGCAGGACCACGGCGACCTGGTGCGCTTCCGCAACATCTGGTACCGCCCGCTGTGCTTCTGCTGCTGCAAGGGATAG
- a CDS encoding aminotransferase class IV, whose translation MPERLVYISGEYYPEAEAKLSIFDSAVQLGDCVTESTRTFAQKPFKLRAHVERLYKSLKICRFDCGLTVDEMEALSLEVLKRNLPAYGPDQDLWLVHNISRGAYPPSGDQSTKRQATIVIHTAPMDLRYWARFYVQGCHAVTPPSRAMPAVSLDAKIKNRSRMAYTLAELECKLVDPNAQGILLDINGYLAENKGGNFFVVSNGVLKTPRTLQALAGITRETCLEIAQSQGLPTLETDLQPYDVYTADEAFFTSTPYCIMPATKFNGLPVGDGTVGPITRQLLQGWAELTGVDVMAQALGQLTTEERAELEA comes from the coding sequence ATGCCTGAACGCCTCGTCTACATCAGCGGCGAGTACTACCCCGAGGCTGAAGCGAAGCTCTCGATCTTCGACTCGGCCGTGCAGCTCGGGGACTGTGTCACCGAGTCCACGCGCACGTTCGCCCAGAAGCCCTTCAAGCTGCGGGCGCACGTCGAGCGGCTGTACAAGTCCCTGAAGATCTGCCGCTTCGATTGCGGCCTGACCGTGGATGAGATGGAGGCGCTCAGCCTCGAAGTGCTGAAGCGCAACCTCCCGGCCTACGGGCCGGACCAGGACCTGTGGCTGGTGCACAACATCTCGCGCGGGGCCTACCCGCCCAGCGGGGACCAGTCCACCAAGCGCCAGGCCACCATCGTCATCCACACCGCCCCGATGGACCTGCGCTACTGGGCGCGCTTCTATGTCCAGGGCTGCCACGCCGTCACCCCTCCCAGCCGCGCCATGCCCGCGGTCTCGCTGGACGCCAAGATCAAGAACCGCAGCCGCATGGCGTACACGCTGGCGGAGTTGGAGTGCAAGCTGGTGGACCCCAATGCCCAGGGCATTCTGCTGGACATCAACGGCTACCTGGCCGAAAACAAGGGCGGCAACTTCTTCGTGGTCAGCAACGGCGTGCTGAAGACCCCGCGCACGCTGCAGGCCCTCGCCGGCATCACCCGCGAGACGTGCCTGGAGATCGCCCAGAGCCAGGGCCTCCCGACGCTGGAGACGGACCTGCAGCCGTATGATGTCTACACCGCCGACGAGGCCTTCTTCACGAGCACACCGTACTGCATCATGCCGGCGACGAAGTTCAACGGTCTGCCCGTTGGCGACGGGACGGTGGGGCCGATCACCAGACAACTGCTGCAGGGCTGGGCGGAGCTGACCGGCGTAGATGTGATGGCGCAGGCGTTGGGGCAGTTGACGACAGAGGAGCGGGCAGAACTGGAGGCGTAG
- a CDS encoding TIR domain-containing protein — MSDVFISYSFRDKLTADAICARLEGRGIRCWIAPRDILPSQTWAGAIVTAIQACSVFVLVFSTHSNSSSDVLREVQSAAEAEKPILPFRIEDAPASPDMQYYLGIPHWLDALTPPLEQHIEKLAQAVARVLAGDTAAGAVTLAGQGAPLTEAPSDVPPASTSVPPPVGVASPTPPAASAEAAGGTARGPVDRAALRRRRRRVLGITVPLAAVVLVLAVGLAILQRNGGLGLSVRPAFRPPVTAREVDDMRLEVLELANACMQDPAVVAGRQTQLAQLAAKVESNPRYGEEAPGETAALYRMYTASLLFAPKERPTDAKLRQGLAALRKLRAINPSVTTNQDLLVCEKYFTKLADGTSASYDAYGATRHVVKLALLGSADDKIDEYTRQIVDRAAKENVYQIDVNP, encoded by the coding sequence ATGTCCGACGTATTCATCAGCTACTCCTTTCGTGACAAGCTGACCGCGGACGCCATCTGCGCCCGACTGGAGGGTCGCGGCATTCGCTGTTGGATCGCGCCGCGCGACATACTGCCCTCACAGACGTGGGCCGGGGCCATTGTCACAGCTATCCAGGCGTGCTCCGTCTTCGTGCTGGTCTTCTCCACACACTCGAACTCCTCGAGTGATGTACTGCGCGAAGTCCAGAGTGCGGCGGAGGCTGAGAAGCCCATTCTCCCGTTCCGCATCGAGGACGCGCCCGCATCCCCCGACATGCAGTACTACCTGGGCATACCGCACTGGCTTGATGCCCTCACCCCTCCGCTGGAACAACACATTGAGAAGCTGGCGCAGGCCGTCGCACGCGTGCTGGCTGGAGACACTGCTGCGGGGGCCGTCACGCTTGCCGGGCAAGGCGCGCCGCTGACCGAGGCCCCTTCTGATGTGCCACCGGCCTCCACATCGGTGCCTCCGCCGGTCGGCGTCGCGTCGCCGACTCCACCGGCAGCCAGTGCCGAGGCCGCAGGTGGCACGGCGCGTGGCCCGGTGGACCGGGCCGCCCTGCGACGACGCCGGCGGCGGGTGCTAGGCATCACTGTCCCGCTGGCCGCAGTCGTGCTGGTCCTGGCGGTGGGGCTGGCAATCCTGCAGCGCAACGGGGGTCTGGGGCTGTCAGTTCGGCCCGCGTTCCGTCCCCCCGTCACGGCACGCGAAGTGGATGACATGAGGCTTGAGGTGCTTGAGCTCGCGAACGCCTGCATGCAGGATCCTGCAGTCGTGGCTGGTCGTCAAACACAATTGGCCCAACTCGCAGCCAAGGTCGAGTCAAACCCACGCTATGGCGAGGAGGCGCCCGGCGAGACCGCTGCGCTCTACCGCATGTATACCGCTTCGTTGCTCTTCGCCCCGAAGGAGCGGCCCACGGATGCGAAGCTACGCCAGGGCCTGGCCGCACTGCGTAAGCTGCGCGCCATCAATCCGTCGGTCACCACGAACCAGGACCTCCTCGTGTGTGAGAAGTACTTCACGAAGCTGGCGGACGGCACCTCGGCCTCATACGACGCCTACGGAGCCACCCGACACGTAGTGAAGCTCGCGCTGTTGGGCAGCGCTGACGACAAGATAGATGAGTACACGCGCCAGATTGTTGATCGCGCGGCCAAGGAGAATGTGTACCAGATTGACGTGAATCCATAG
- a CDS encoding glycerophosphodiester phosphodiesterase, whose protein sequence is MSATCRTMACAHRGDNHCAPENTLPAFELAIQKGAHQLEFDLRVTRDEQLIVIHDEKVDRTTNGTGKTTDLTLAEIQALDAGSWKDPRFAGTRIPTFAELLAIVPPGPLLNVQLYLEPRYVPLVVAEMKRYGKTDQGFFACNQAHIEVARQIAPGMRWCSLEGQRGPDSDYPDRTIALGAQFIQLWGWADCMPEVVDKLHAHGVTVNYFGTSDAAEMRQLIGAGVDYILTDHLDLMLQVLAE, encoded by the coding sequence ATGTCCGCGACCTGCAGGACGATGGCGTGCGCCCACCGGGGCGACAACCACTGCGCGCCGGAGAACACGCTGCCGGCGTTCGAACTGGCGATCCAGAAGGGCGCGCATCAGCTCGAGTTCGACCTGCGCGTCACCAGGGATGAGCAGCTCATCGTCATCCATGACGAGAAGGTGGACCGCACCACGAACGGCACGGGCAAGACCACGGACCTGACGCTCGCGGAGATCCAGGCCCTGGATGCAGGAAGCTGGAAGGACCCGCGCTTCGCGGGCACGCGCATCCCCACCTTCGCCGAGCTGCTGGCCATCGTGCCTCCCGGCCCGCTGCTGAATGTGCAGCTCTACCTCGAGCCTCGCTACGTGCCGCTCGTGGTGGCCGAGATGAAGCGCTACGGCAAGACTGACCAGGGCTTCTTCGCGTGCAACCAGGCGCATATCGAGGTGGCGCGGCAGATCGCGCCGGGGATGCGTTGGTGCAGCCTGGAGGGTCAACGCGGCCCCGACAGCGACTACCCGGACCGCACCATCGCCCTGGGCGCGCAGTTCATCCAGCTCTGGGGCTGGGCCGACTGCATGCCCGAAGTCGTGGACAAGCTCCATGCCCACGGCGTGACGGTGAACTACTTCGGCACCTCGGACGCCGCCGAGATGCGGCAACTGATCGGCGCCGGGGTAGACTACATCCTGACCGACCACCTGGACCTGATGCTGCAGGTGCTCGCGGAGTAG
- a CDS encoding creatininase family protein, protein MPAIYVESLSSPEYQKLLQVCDTAVIGLASIETHGPHLSLCADPLVGDGVLRRAAGLVADEANLVIFPTIPYALVCHHGNDRNPQYPGIIGVTEETLMRLFHDIAGCLVRDGFRKLLIFNMHGGNSMFLPVICHSLERDYPALHCFHYMVTTGMDWGQFGEKSCGHGCASETSLNLALNPQYTWMETHPPANEARSYAPEAPAQFRHFPDWCWVTRGMGYVGDPQLANAEAGEQLIAGALPPLVATLEQLARLDVAVFEPVEKPNERLV, encoded by the coding sequence ATGCCTGCCATCTACGTCGAGTCGCTCAGCTCACCCGAGTACCAGAAGCTTCTGCAGGTCTGTGATACGGCCGTCATCGGACTCGCCTCGATCGAGACCCACGGTCCGCACCTGTCGCTGTGCGCAGACCCGCTGGTAGGTGATGGCGTGCTGCGCCGGGCGGCGGGGCTGGTGGCCGACGAGGCCAACCTCGTGATCTTCCCGACCATCCCCTATGCCCTGGTCTGCCACCATGGCAACGACCGCAACCCGCAGTATCCCGGCATCATCGGCGTGACCGAAGAGACGCTCATGCGGCTGTTCCACGACATCGCGGGCTGTCTGGTGCGCGACGGCTTCCGCAAGCTGCTGATCTTCAACATGCACGGCGGCAACAGCATGTTCCTGCCAGTCATCTGCCACTCGCTGGAGCGCGACTACCCGGCCCTGCACTGTTTCCACTACATGGTCACAACCGGCATGGATTGGGGCCAGTTCGGCGAGAAGTCCTGTGGCCACGGCTGCGCGTCCGAGACGTCGCTGAACCTGGCCCTCAACCCCCAGTACACCTGGATGGAGACCCACCCGCCGGCCAACGAGGCCCGCAGCTACGCGCCTGAGGCCCCGGCGCAGTTCCGGCATTTCCCCGATTGGTGCTGGGTGACGCGCGGGATGGGCTATGTGGGCGATCCGCAGCTCGCCAACGCCGAGGCCGGCGAGCAGCTCATCGCCGGGGCCCTGCCGCCGCTGGTGGCAACACTGGAGCAACTGGCCCGGCTTGATGTCGCCGTCTTCGAGCCGGTAGAGAAGCCCAATGAGAGGCTGGTGTAG
- a CDS encoding prepilin-type N-terminal cleavage/methylation domain-containing protein — MAKRGFTLIELLVVIAIIAILAAILFPVFAKAREKARQSSCLSNEKQIMTAVAMYVQDYDETFCIAYISNPPAVRWYNVIAPYVKNTQVFVCPSMSGVGYSGGYGWNLRGYNLADVDGYGYYYGDYGTWSGAPVCLSDVTYPAESIVIGDPASNGYSGNGLYLVLYSFSYLPVLHNDGGNYGYADGHVKWHKPSAIYMQPVCQATRK; from the coding sequence GAGTTGCTGGTGGTGATCGCGATCATCGCCATCCTGGCGGCGATCCTGTTCCCCGTCTTCGCCAAGGCCCGTGAGAAAGCACGACAGAGTAGCTGCCTGTCCAACGAGAAGCAGATCATGACCGCCGTGGCCATGTACGTCCAGGACTACGACGAGACGTTCTGCATCGCCTATATCTCTAACCCGCCTGCGGTCCGCTGGTACAATGTCATCGCTCCGTACGTCAAGAACACACAGGTCTTTGTGTGTCCCTCCATGAGTGGCGTGGGCTATTCGGGCGGCTACGGCTGGAACCTCCGCGGCTACAACCTCGCTGACGTGGACGGTTACGGCTACTACTATGGCGACTATGGCACCTGGAGTGGCGCTCCTGTGTGTCTGAGCGACGTCACGTACCCGGCCGAGTCCATCGTGATTGGCGACCCGGCCAGCAACGGCTACAGCGGCAACGGACTGTACCTGGTCCTCTACTCGTTCTCGTACCTCCCCGTGCTGCACAATGACGGCGGGAACTACGGCTACGCCGACGGACACGTCAAGTGGCACAAGCCGAGCGCCATCTACATGCAGCCGGTGTGCCAGGCGACACGCAAGTAG